A genomic segment from Fusobacterium sp. DD2 encodes:
- a CDS encoding carbon-nitrogen hydrolase family protein — protein sequence MRNLKENCRIAVVQAAPVMFDKDACIDKAIKIVEKASEEKPEIIVFPELFVPGYPYGMNFGFTVGSRNEGGRKDWSIYYNNSIVVPSEDTDKLAMAAKKYNMFVSIGVSERDELTGTLYNSNLIFSPEGKLESVHRKLKPTGSERVVWGDANKGYFPVVDTPWGPVGSLICWESYMPLARVALYEKGITLYISPNTNDNPEWQDTIKHIALEGKCYFINCDMYFTKDMYPKGLHEQEQIDKLSDIVCRGGSCIVDPFGHYVTQPVWDKEEIIYADLDMNKVYTSKMELDVCGHYARPDVLKLIVEDK from the coding sequence ATGAGAAATTTAAAAGAAAATTGCCGTATAGCAGTTGTTCAGGCAGCACCTGTTATGTTTGATAAAGATGCCTGTATAGATAAAGCTATTAAAATAGTAGAAAAAGCTTCCGAAGAAAAACCTGAAATAATTGTTTTCCCAGAGCTTTTTGTACCAGGATATCCATATGGAATGAATTTTGGATTTACTGTAGGTAGCAGAAATGAAGGTGGACGTAAAGATTGGAGTATATACTATAATAATTCAATAGTTGTTCCTTCAGAAGACACTGATAAACTTGCAATGGCAGCTAAAAAATACAATATGTTTGTAAGCATTGGAGTGTCAGAAAGAGACGAGTTAACAGGAACTTTATACAACTCTAATCTTATTTTTTCTCCTGAAGGAAAGCTTGAATCTGTACATAGAAAACTGAAACCTACTGGAAGTGAAAGAGTGGTTTGGGGAGATGCAAACAAAGGATACTTCCCTGTTGTAGATACACCATGGGGACCGGTAGGAAGTCTTATCTGTTGGGAAAGTTATATGCCTTTAGCAAGAGTTGCACTATATGAAAAAGGAATAACACTGTATATTTCACCAAATACAAATGACAATCCTGAGTGGCAGGATACGATAAAACATATTGCACTTGAAGGAAAATGCTATTTTATCAACTGTGATATGTATTTTACAAAGGATATGTATCCAAAAGGGCTTCATGAACAGGAGCAAATTGATAAGCTATCTGATATAGTGTGCAGGGGAGGAAGCTGTATAGTTGATCCATTTGGACATTATGTTACACAGCCTGTATGGGATAAAGAGGAGATAATCTATGCAGACCTTGATATGAATAAGGTATATACAAGTAAAATGGAACTTGATGTGTGTGGTCACTATGCAAGACCAGATGTTTTAAAATTAATAGTTGAAGATAAATAG